Proteins encoded together in one Aeromonas encheleia window:
- a CDS encoding VolA/Pla-1 family phospholipase, giving the protein MKKKLIYAAVVSALLSGCGGSDDKEGDTSSYLDYLLSGSNAVRPSALAARASDGTLKFSTETADLSNPVSALSTLDGWSTTQAIQIVPVTASGITVKAPTAAEFGAAVAPLYLLELTFDSAALRPSGVKKVLTYGVDFVVAESAGKLNLVPLKPLSPSSYYMIVATDTLNDSSGTPLKAGSDYSNYKSNAGSTAQEQSINGLITLQEGLFKAATGITSDHVIFSDWFGTQSGADVLVAVKGAAASVLKSSPTLDAAVLWKEDAKGNTSLPGTYTLGVASHDSFLTKLEAEQFLPQEQKDALAAAFGTGTPLNGLAQITQVYTGAVKLPYFLSSPATAGSWDKARTQSWHGAIPSLYAIANALKAGDSEVIAGLVGAGVDPALLGELIADPSRQAELLVEASKLIGVTLTSGGKALDAEMNIGRFNPLPALEEVQSVPMRIFAKDALNTITDVIIYQHGVTSVKENAYALALGQIAAGAKAGKKVALVVIDHPLHGERGYALSGSMATVTTPDNPTPYLNLSYLTVARDNLKQSVADLLGLRLAVGLANAKGALGGAGVKVHFLGHSLGAIAGASLLAVANQSIGSPQADALFKFDTGGLAMPGGGIAPLLLNSPTFGPTIQMSVLTSGSPELKSAFTAYAPSCKTAVASCFVNEFLPSLDAATQATAAGTVQSYNFAAQSVLDSADPINLARGIKADFPLFATEIVGDGALSLPDQVIPNSIATAPLGGTEALFKVLALQPLTASGAANHHAARFVAGGHSSLLAPDENFDPTGAVTTEMQTQFGSFFMSGGTGVMVTDATLLKQ; this is encoded by the coding sequence ATGAAAAAAAAGCTAATTTATGCAGCTGTCGTCAGTGCACTGCTGAGCGGTTGTGGTGGCAGCGACGATAAAGAAGGCGATACCTCGAGCTATCTCGATTACCTGCTGAGTGGCTCCAATGCGGTGCGCCCCAGCGCCCTGGCCGCCCGTGCCTCCGACGGTACCCTGAAATTCTCCACCGAGACCGCCGATCTCTCCAACCCGGTCTCCGCACTCTCTACCCTGGATGGCTGGTCCACGACCCAGGCGATCCAGATCGTGCCCGTGACGGCATCCGGCATCACGGTCAAGGCGCCGACGGCCGCCGAATTCGGTGCCGCCGTCGCACCGCTCTATCTGCTGGAGCTGACCTTCGACAGCGCGGCACTGCGCCCGAGTGGCGTGAAGAAGGTGCTGACCTACGGCGTGGACTTCGTGGTGGCCGAGTCAGCCGGCAAGCTGAACCTGGTGCCGCTCAAGCCCCTCAGCCCCTCCTCCTATTACATGATAGTGGCCACGGATACGCTCAACGACAGCAGCGGCACCCCGCTCAAGGCCGGCAGTGATTACAGCAACTACAAGAGCAATGCCGGCAGCACCGCCCAGGAGCAGTCCATCAACGGTCTGATCACCCTGCAGGAAGGGCTGTTCAAGGCCGCCACCGGCATCACCAGCGACCACGTGATCTTCTCCGACTGGTTCGGTACCCAGTCCGGCGCCGATGTGCTGGTGGCGGTGAAGGGGGCTGCGGCCTCTGTGCTGAAGAGCAGCCCGACCCTGGATGCGGCCGTGCTGTGGAAAGAGGATGCCAAGGGCAATACCAGTCTGCCCGGCACCTACACCCTGGGCGTGGCCAGCCACGACAGCTTCCTGACCAAGCTGGAGGCCGAACAATTCCTGCCGCAGGAGCAGAAGGATGCGCTGGCCGCCGCCTTCGGCACCGGCACCCCGCTCAACGGCCTGGCCCAGATCACCCAGGTCTACACAGGAGCGGTCAAACTGCCCTACTTCCTCTCCTCACCGGCCACCGCCGGTTCCTGGGACAAGGCCAGGACCCAGTCCTGGCACGGTGCCATCCCCAGCCTGTACGCCATCGCCAACGCGCTGAAGGCCGGTGACAGCGAGGTGATCGCCGGTCTGGTGGGCGCCGGGGTGGATCCGGCCCTGCTGGGTGAGCTGATCGCCGATCCGAGCCGTCAGGCCGAGCTGCTGGTCGAGGCGAGCAAGCTGATCGGGGTGACCCTCACCTCCGGTGGCAAGGCGCTGGACGCCGAGATGAACATAGGCCGCTTCAACCCGCTGCCGGCGCTGGAAGAGGTGCAGTCCGTGCCGATGCGCATCTTCGCCAAGGACGCGCTCAACACCATCACCGACGTGATCATCTATCAGCACGGCGTCACCTCGGTGAAGGAGAACGCCTACGCCCTGGCGCTGGGCCAGATTGCGGCTGGCGCCAAGGCGGGCAAGAAGGTGGCGCTGGTGGTGATCGATCACCCGCTGCACGGTGAGCGCGGCTATGCCCTGAGCGGCAGCATGGCGACCGTGACCACCCCGGACAACCCGACCCCCTATCTGAACCTGAGCTACCTGACGGTGGCGCGGGACAACCTGAAACAGAGCGTGGCGGATCTGCTGGGCCTGCGCCTGGCGGTCGGTCTGGCCAACGCCAAGGGCGCGCTGGGCGGCGCCGGCGTCAAGGTGCACTTCCTGGGTCACTCTCTGGGGGCCATTGCCGGTGCCAGCCTGCTGGCGGTGGCCAACCAGTCCATCGGCAGTCCTCAGGCGGATGCCCTGTTCAAGTTCGACACCGGCGGCCTGGCCATGCCGGGTGGCGGCATAGCCCCGCTGCTGCTCAACTCGCCGACCTTCGGTCCGACGATCCAGATGAGCGTGCTGACCAGCGGCAGCCCTGAGCTGAAGTCGGCCTTCACCGCCTATGCGCCGAGCTGCAAGACGGCGGTCGCCAGCTGCTTCGTCAACGAGTTCCTGCCGAGCCTGGACGCCGCCACTCAGGCCACCGCGGCCGGCACTGTGCAGAGCTACAACTTCGCGGCCCAGTCGGTGCTGGATTCGGCTGACCCGATCAACCTGGCGCGGGGCATCAAGGCGGACTTCCCGCTGTTTGCCACCGAGATCGTCGGAGATGGCGCCCTGAGCCTGCCGGATCAGGTGATCCCGAACAGCATAGCGACCGCCCCGCTGGGTGGTACCGAGGCGCTGTTCAAGGTGCTGGCGCTGCAACCGCTGACTGCCAGCGGCGCGGCCAACCACCACGCGGCTCGCTTCGTGGCGGGGGGCCACAGCTCGCTGCTGGCAC
- the ubiK gene encoding ubiquinone biosynthesis accessory factor UbiK, whose product MIDPKKLEEIAKQVQNALPPGIRSMGEEVEKKTRQVLQAQLNKLDLVSREEFDVQTKVLLRTREKLTALEAKLAQLEQQLGAKGE is encoded by the coding sequence ATGATCGACCCGAAGAAACTGGAAGAGATCGCCAAACAGGTACAGAACGCCCTGCCGCCCGGCATTCGCAGCATGGGTGAAGAGGTGGAAAAGAAGACCCGTCAGGTGCTGCAGGCCCAGCTGAACAAGCTGGATCTGGTCAGCCGCGAGGAGTTTGACGTACAGACCAAGGTGCTGCTGCGCACCCGGGAGAAGCTGACCGCCCTCGAGGCCAAGCTGGCCCAGCTGGAACAGCAGCTCGGCGCCAAGGGCGAGTAA
- the fre gene encoding NAD(P)H-flavin reductase, translating to MQRIKCRVEELREYVDTIWHVALAPQQEVSFKPGQYLLVVMSDSDKRPFSIANSPTRSGVLELQIGATPENAYAGQVLARMREQGEIEIELAAGKAFLRDSSPRPLILMAGGTGFSYARSILEYLIATGSKRPVFCYWGVRQAHWLYEQTQMQQWERDYAPLTFVPVVQEPEADWTGKTGLVHKAIMDDFVSLHDYDIYVAGRFEMAGAAREEFKVLGAEPERIFGDAYEFI from the coding sequence ATGCAACGTATCAAGTGCCGCGTAGAGGAACTGCGCGAATATGTCGACACCATCTGGCATGTGGCCCTGGCGCCGCAGCAAGAGGTCAGCTTCAAGCCGGGCCAGTATCTGCTGGTGGTGATGAGCGACTCGGACAAGCGTCCCTTCTCCATCGCCAACTCGCCGACCCGCTCCGGTGTGCTGGAGCTGCAGATCGGCGCCACCCCGGAGAACGCCTACGCCGGCCAGGTGCTGGCGCGCATGCGCGAACAGGGCGAGATCGAGATCGAGCTGGCGGCGGGCAAGGCCTTCCTGCGGGACAGCTCGCCCCGCCCCCTGATCCTGATGGCAGGCGGCACCGGCTTCTCCTATGCCCGCTCCATCCTGGAGTATCTGATAGCGACCGGCAGCAAGCGCCCGGTGTTCTGCTACTGGGGCGTGCGTCAGGCGCACTGGCTCTACGAGCAGACGCAGATGCAGCAGTGGGAGCGCGACTATGCCCCGCTCACCTTCGTGCCTGTGGTGCAGGAGCCGGAGGCCGATTGGACCGGCAAGACCGGGCTGGTGCACAAGGCCATCATGGACGACTTCGTCAGCCTGCATGACTACGACATCTATGTGGCGGGTCGCTTCGAGATGGCGGGTGCGGCGCGGGAGGAGTTCAAGGTACTGGGCGCCGAGCCGGAGCGGATCTTCGGCGACGCCTACGAGTTCATCTAA
- the ubiD gene encoding 4-hydroxy-3-polyprenylbenzoate decarboxylase, with the protein MKYKDLRDFIAQLEQTGQLKRISREIDPYLEMTEISDRTLRAGGPALLFENPKGYSMPVLTNLFGTPDRVAMGMGQPNVGALRQVGTWLSYLKEPEPPRGLKELMEKLPIFKQVLNMPTKRLSSAPCQQIVLEGEAVDLDQIPIQHCWPGDVAPLVTWGLTITRGPYKKRQNLGIYRQQKIGKNKLIMRWLDHRGGAIDFREWQEAHPGERFPVVVALGADPATILGAVTPVPDTLSEYAFAGLLRGSRTEVVKALSCELEVPASAEIVLEGYLEPGEMAPEGPYGDHTGYYNEVDEFPVFTITHMTMRRDAIYHSTYTGRPPDEPAVLGVALNEVFVPLLQKQFPEIVDFYLPPEGCSYRMAVVTIKKRYPGHAKRVMLGVWSFLRQFMYTKFVIVCDDDINARDWKDVIWAITTRMDPARDTTLIEHTPIDYLDFASPVSGLGSKMGLDATNKWPGESNREWGQPIVQDAAVTAKIDGIWDELNILG; encoded by the coding sequence ATGAAATACAAGGACTTGCGTGATTTCATCGCGCAGCTGGAACAAACCGGACAGCTCAAGCGCATCAGTCGCGAGATAGACCCCTATCTGGAGATGACCGAGATCAGCGATCGCACCCTGCGTGCGGGTGGCCCGGCCCTGTTGTTCGAGAATCCCAAGGGCTACAGCATGCCGGTGCTGACCAACCTGTTCGGCACCCCGGATCGGGTCGCCATGGGCATGGGCCAGCCCAACGTCGGCGCCCTGCGCCAGGTGGGGACCTGGCTCTCCTACCTGAAGGAGCCTGAGCCGCCCCGCGGCCTCAAGGAGCTGATGGAGAAGCTGCCGATCTTCAAGCAGGTGCTCAACATGCCGACCAAGCGGCTCTCCTCCGCCCCCTGCCAGCAGATCGTGCTGGAAGGGGAGGCGGTCGACCTGGATCAGATCCCGATCCAGCACTGCTGGCCCGGCGATGTGGCCCCCCTGGTGACCTGGGGGCTGACCATCACCCGCGGCCCCTACAAGAAACGCCAGAACCTCGGCATCTATCGCCAGCAGAAGATCGGCAAGAACAAGCTGATCATGCGCTGGCTGGATCACCGTGGCGGCGCCATCGATTTTCGCGAGTGGCAGGAGGCCCACCCGGGTGAGCGTTTCCCGGTAGTGGTGGCGCTCGGCGCCGATCCTGCGACCATACTCGGCGCCGTGACGCCGGTGCCGGACACCCTCTCCGAATACGCCTTCGCCGGCCTGCTGCGCGGCAGCCGCACCGAGGTGGTGAAGGCCCTGAGTTGTGAGCTCGAGGTGCCCGCCAGCGCCGAAATCGTGCTGGAAGGTTATCTGGAGCCGGGGGAGATGGCGCCGGAGGGCCCCTATGGGGATCACACCGGTTACTACAACGAGGTGGACGAGTTCCCGGTGTTTACCATCACCCACATGACCATGCGCCGTGATGCCATCTATCACAGCACCTACACCGGCCGTCCACCCGATGAACCCGCGGTGCTGGGGGTGGCGCTGAACGAGGTGTTCGTGCCGCTGCTGCAGAAGCAGTTCCCCGAGATAGTGGACTTCTACCTGCCGCCGGAGGGTTGCTCCTACCGGATGGCGGTGGTGACCATCAAGAAGCGCTACCCCGGCCATGCCAAGCGGGTGATGCTGGGGGTCTGGTCCTTCCTGCGCCAGTTCATGTACACCAAGTTCGTGATCGTCTGCGATGACGACATCAACGCCCGCGACTGGAAGGATGTGATCTGGGCCATCACCACCCGCATGGACCCGGCGCGGGACACCACCCTGATCGAGCACACGCCGATCGATTACCTCGACTTCGCCTCACCAGTCTCGGGGCTCGGCTCCAAGATGGGGCTGGATGCCACCAACAAGTGGCCGGGGGAGAGCAATAGGGAGTGGGGTCAGCCCATAGTCCAGGATGCGGCGGTGACCGCGAAGATCGACGGGATCTGGGACGAGCTGAATATTCTCGGCTGA
- the rho gene encoding transcription termination factor Rho, with the protein MNLTELKNTPVSELVKLGESMGLENLARAHKKDIIFAILKAHAKGGEDIFGDGVLEILTDGFGFLRSADGSYLAGPDDIYVSPSQIRRFNLRTGDTVSGKIRPPKEGERYFALLKVNEVNYDRPENVRNKILFENLTPLHANERLRMERGNGSTEDITARVLDLASPIGKGQRGLIVAPPKAGKTMLLQNIAQSIAYNHPDCELIVLLIDERPEEVTEMQRMVKGEVIASTFDEPASRHVQVADMVIEKAKRLVEHKKDVVILLDSITRLARAYNTVIPSSGKVLTGGVDANALHRPKRFFGAARNVEEGGSLTIIATALVDTGSKMDEVIYEEFKGTGNMELHLSRKIAEKRVYPAIDITRSGTRKEELLTAPDELQKMWILRKIIHPMGEIDSIEFLIDKLAATKTNDEFFDSMKRQQK; encoded by the coding sequence ATGAATCTGACTGAATTAAAGAACACTCCTGTGTCCGAGCTGGTCAAGCTTGGCGAATCCATGGGGTTAGAAAATCTGGCTCGGGCCCACAAGAAAGACATTATCTTCGCGATCCTCAAGGCGCACGCCAAGGGTGGTGAGGATATCTTTGGCGACGGTGTGCTGGAAATCCTGACCGACGGCTTCGGCTTCCTGCGTAGCGCAGACGGCTCCTATCTGGCCGGCCCGGACGACATCTACGTCTCCCCGAGCCAGATCCGTCGCTTCAACCTGCGTACCGGCGATACCGTTTCCGGCAAGATCCGACCCCCGAAAGAGGGCGAGCGTTACTTCGCGCTGCTCAAGGTCAACGAGGTCAACTATGACCGTCCGGAAAACGTCCGCAACAAGATCCTGTTCGAAAACCTGACGCCGCTGCATGCCAATGAACGTCTGCGCATGGAGCGGGGCAACGGCTCGACCGAAGACATCACCGCGCGCGTACTGGACCTGGCATCCCCCATCGGTAAAGGCCAGCGTGGCCTGATCGTGGCGCCGCCCAAGGCCGGTAAGACCATGCTGCTGCAGAACATCGCCCAGAGCATCGCTTACAACCACCCGGACTGTGAGCTCATCGTCCTGCTGATCGACGAGCGTCCGGAAGAAGTGACCGAGATGCAGCGTATGGTGAAGGGTGAAGTGATCGCCTCCACCTTCGACGAGCCAGCATCCCGTCACGTCCAGGTTGCCGACATGGTGATCGAGAAGGCCAAGCGTCTGGTCGAGCACAAGAAGGACGTGGTGATCCTGCTGGATTCCATCACCCGTCTGGCCCGTGCCTACAACACCGTCATCCCCTCATCCGGCAAGGTACTGACCGGTGGTGTGGATGCCAACGCCCTGCACAGACCCAAGCGTTTCTTCGGCGCCGCCCGTAACGTTGAGGAAGGCGGCAGCCTGACCATCATCGCGACCGCGCTGGTCGACACCGGCTCCAAGATGGATGAAGTCATCTACGAAGAGTTCAAGGGTACCGGCAACATGGAACTGCACCTCTCGCGCAAGATCGCCGAGAAGCGCGTCTACCCGGCCATCGACATCACCCGCTCTGGCACCCGCAAGGAAGAGTTGCTGACCGCGCCGGATGAGCTGCAGAAGATGTGGATACTGCGCAAGATCATTCACCCCATGGGCGAGATCGACAGCATCGAGTTCCTGATCGACAAGCTGGCAGCCACCAAGACCAACGACGAGTTCTTCGATTCCATGAAGCGTCAGCAGAAGTAA
- the trxA gene encoding thioredoxin TrxA: MSDKIVQLSDASFEADVIKADSPVLVDFWAEWCGPCKMIAPILNEVAQEYAGRVTVAKLNIDHNADTPPKYGIRGIPTLLLFKNGEVAATKVGALSKTQLKEFLDGNL; encoded by the coding sequence ATGAGTGACAAGATTGTTCAGCTGAGCGATGCCAGCTTCGAGGCCGATGTAATCAAAGCCGACAGCCCCGTTCTGGTCGATTTCTGGGCTGAATGGTGCGGTCCGTGCAAGATGATTGCCCCGATCCTGAACGAAGTCGCCCAAGAATATGCCGGTCGCGTGACCGTGGCGAAATTGAACATCGATCATAACGCCGACACTCCGCCCAAGTATGGCATTCGCGGTATCCCGACCCTCTTGCTGTTCAAGAATGGCGAAGTGGCAGCGACCAAGGTCGGTGCCCTGTCCAAGACTCAGCTGAAAGAGTTCCTGGACGGTAACCTGTAA
- the rhlB gene encoding ATP-dependent RNA helicase RhlB produces the protein MSKTHLTTEKFAQMGLEPEVLAGLESKGFHYCTPIQALSLPLLVEGHDLAGQAQTGTGKTLAFLAATFNYLLTHPLTQPRLINQPRAIILAPTRELAVQIYNDAEGMSASTGLKLGLAYGGEGYDKQLAVLEQGVDILIGTTGRIIDYFKSKVIDLGSIQVVVLDEADRMFDLGFIKDIRFLFRRMPPATERLSMLFSATLSLRVQELAYEHMNHPEHVQIEPEQMTGVRIKEELFYPSNEDKMLLLLSLMEEEWPEKAIVFANTKHVCEDVHAWLENDGHRVGLLTGDVPQKKRMKILEEFTKGTLDVLVATDVAARGLHIPDVTHVFNYDLPDDAEDYVHRIGRTGRAGKSGHSISLACEDYAFNLPAIEEYIHHPIPVSKYDRESLLDDVTAPKRVFRNRQPVNRNMRDRQGGGNSNNRRRPPRKN, from the coding sequence ATGAGCAAAACACACCTTACGACCGAAAAATTCGCCCAAATGGGCCTCGAACCCGAAGTTCTGGCTGGTCTGGAATCAAAGGGATTTCACTATTGCACGCCCATCCAGGCACTGTCTCTGCCACTGCTGGTAGAAGGCCATGACCTCGCCGGTCAGGCCCAGACGGGAACCGGCAAGACCCTCGCCTTCCTGGCAGCGACCTTCAACTATTTGCTGACCCACCCGTTGACCCAGCCGCGCCTGATCAATCAGCCGCGCGCCATCATACTGGCACCTACCCGTGAGCTGGCCGTCCAGATTTACAACGACGCTGAAGGCATGTCCGCCTCCACCGGTCTGAAGCTCGGTCTCGCCTATGGCGGCGAAGGCTACGACAAGCAGCTGGCCGTGCTGGAACAGGGTGTCGACATCCTGATCGGCACCACGGGTCGCATCATTGACTACTTCAAGTCCAAGGTCATCGATCTTGGCAGCATCCAGGTCGTGGTGCTGGACGAAGCGGATCGCATGTTCGATCTCGGCTTCATCAAGGACATCCGCTTCCTGTTCCGTCGCATGCCGCCGGCCACCGAGCGCCTGAGCATGCTGTTTTCCGCCACCCTCTCCCTGCGCGTGCAGGAGCTGGCCTACGAGCACATGAACCACCCGGAACACGTGCAAATCGAACCGGAACAGATGACGGGCGTACGCATCAAGGAGGAGCTGTTCTACCCCTCCAACGAAGACAAGATGCTGCTGCTGCTCTCCCTGATGGAAGAGGAGTGGCCGGAGAAAGCCATCGTCTTCGCCAACACCAAGCATGTCTGTGAAGACGTGCATGCGTGGCTGGAGAACGACGGCCACCGGGTCGGCCTGCTGACCGGTGACGTGCCGCAGAAGAAGCGGATGAAGATTCTGGAAGAGTTCACCAAGGGAACGCTGGACGTCCTGGTCGCCACCGACGTGGCCGCCCGTGGTCTGCACATCCCGGACGTGACCCACGTCTTCAACTACGACCTGCCCGACGATGCCGAAGACTATGTACACCGTATCGGTCGTACCGGTCGTGCCGGCAAGAGCGGTCACTCCATCAGCCTGGCCTGTGAAGACTATGCCTTCAACCTGCCGGCCATCGAGGAGTACATCCATCACCCCATCCCGGTCAGCAAGTATGATCGCGAGTCGCTGCTGGATGACGTGACCGCCCCGAAACGGGTGTTCCGCAACCGCCAGCCGGTGAACCGCAACATGCGGGATCGCCAGGGTGGTGGCAACAGCAACAACCGCCGTCGCCCGCCCCGCAAAAACTAA
- the gppA gene encoding guanosine-5'-triphosphate,3'-diphosphate diphosphatase: MHNSPLYAAIDLGSNSFHMLVVREVAGALRTVTKVKRKVRLAAGLDPEFRLSRAAMERGWDCLRLFSEQLQDIPSDNIRVVGTATLRLATNVDEFLSEAERVLNHSIEIISGEEEAKTIYEGVSWTSAGEGNRLVIDIGGASTELVIGEHSEAKLLNSLHMGCVTWLNNHFGDGELSETRFNQAIAAAKAVMAPVAEDYRALGWRTCVGASGTVQALQEIMLAQGKSERVTLPKLQELMGQAIACGRLDRLQLEGLAAERLTVFPSGLAILIAIFETLGIESMTLAGGALREGLIYGLLGNNHDCDARDRTADSLISRYQLDKEHAERVRDTAIEAFNQLQPAWRLSKRYGRPILRYAALLHEIGLCIEYKKAPQHAAYIIDNIDMPGFTPAQKKLLSALLFNQRDEFKLDTLEKQGAVTGRQAIRLARILRISLILCMRRTQGTVPSFLLQADEEALTLTLPKGWLDEHYLRASELRLEVERQQKMGWPTRLLEA, translated from the coding sequence TTGCACAACTCGCCGCTCTATGCCGCCATCGACCTCGGCTCCAACAGCTTTCACATGCTGGTGGTGCGCGAGGTCGCCGGTGCCCTGCGCACCGTCACCAAGGTCAAGCGCAAGGTGCGCCTCGCCGCCGGTCTCGACCCGGAATTTCGTCTCAGCCGCGCCGCCATGGAACGGGGCTGGGACTGCCTGCGGCTGTTCTCCGAGCAGTTGCAGGACATCCCCTCCGACAACATCCGGGTGGTGGGTACCGCCACCTTGCGGCTTGCCACCAACGTCGACGAGTTCCTGAGCGAAGCCGAGCGGGTGCTCAACCACAGCATCGAGATCATCTCGGGCGAGGAAGAGGCCAAGACCATCTACGAGGGGGTCTCCTGGACCTCCGCCGGGGAAGGCAACCGACTGGTGATCGACATCGGCGGTGCCAGCACCGAGCTGGTGATCGGCGAGCACAGCGAGGCGAAGCTGCTCAACAGCCTGCACATGGGCTGCGTCACCTGGCTCAACAATCACTTCGGTGACGGCGAGCTGAGCGAGACCCGCTTCAACCAGGCCATCGCCGCCGCCAAGGCGGTGATGGCACCTGTCGCGGAGGATTACCGCGCCCTGGGCTGGCGTACCTGTGTCGGTGCCTCCGGCACCGTACAGGCGCTGCAGGAGATCATGCTGGCGCAGGGCAAGAGCGAGCGGGTCACCCTGCCGAAATTGCAGGAGCTGATGGGTCAGGCCATCGCCTGTGGCCGGCTGGATCGGCTGCAGCTGGAAGGGCTTGCGGCCGAGCGGCTGACCGTGTTCCCCTCCGGCCTCGCCATCCTGATCGCCATCTTCGAGACTCTGGGCATAGAGAGCATGACGCTCGCGGGCGGGGCGCTGCGGGAGGGTCTGATCTACGGCCTGCTCGGCAACAACCACGACTGTGATGCCCGGGATCGCACCGCCGACAGCCTGATCAGCCGCTATCAGCTGGACAAGGAGCACGCCGAGCGGGTGCGCGACACCGCCATCGAGGCGTTCAACCAGCTGCAACCGGCCTGGCGCCTCTCCAAACGTTACGGGCGCCCGATCCTGCGCTATGCGGCCCTGCTGCACGAGATCGGCCTCTGCATCGAGTACAAGAAGGCACCGCAACACGCCGCCTACATCATCGACAACATCGACATGCCGGGCTTCACGCCAGCCCAGAAGAAGCTGTTGTCGGCCCTGCTGTTCAACCAGCGGGACGAATTCAAGCTGGACACCCTGGAGAAGCAGGGCGCCGTCACCGGCCGCCAGGCGATCCGGCTGGCCCGCATCCTGCGCATCTCGCTCATCCTCTGCATGCGTCGCACCCAGGGCACTGTGCCCAGCTTCCTGTTGCAGGCCGATGAAGAAGCGCTGACCCTGACCCTGCCCAAAGGCTGGCTGGACGAACACTATCTGCGCGCCAGCGAGCTGCGCCTCGAGGTGGAGCGCCAGCAGAAGATGGGCTGGCCCACCCGCCTGCTGGAAGCCTGA